TGGGTGGCTATGTCCCGACGTTGGGGACAACCTTTGCCGCACTTTCAGGCCCTGTCAGTAGCACCGCACCGGGTGTATTCCGTCATGTCCTCGGTAACGTGATCGACAGCAGCAGCGGCCTGCAGATGATCAAGCCGGTTTACAACAGCTCGGGGGCGGGCTTGTCGCTTGCCATGGCGGGATCGGAGACCCTCACCTATTCGGGCACCGACGAGAGTCTGTGGGGCAACACCTATTTCTGGTCGACCCATTACTTCCCGACGGCTATCGACAACGTCGTCGTGGCCGCAGGCGGACGCTTGTCGCATGGCTACTACGACGGGGTCGATACGGTCAACAGCATCACGTTCAACACGGGTTCCAATCTGTACCTGTCGGGCGGCACGCTCAATGTGGCCAATATCAACGGCAGTGGCAGCGTCGCTGTCGGTGGTGGCGTGCTGGGGTATACCGGCGTCGCCAACCTGGCTTCGCTGTCGTTGACCGACGGGGGAAGCATTGTCGGCACCGGCAGCGGTTCCCAACTCAACATCAGCAGCAGCTTTTCGCAAAACGGCGGCACGATCTCGACCAGCGGCGATATGTCCGTGACGCAAAGCACCGGCGACCTGGTGGTAGGCGACATCACCGCGCGCAACCTGACGCTGACGGCGGCAAGCGGAGCGATATCCCAACAGTTCTCGCCACTGCACGTCACGCAACAGTTGAGCACGTCGTCAGCCAACGGCACGACGTTGACCCTGGCGGGCAATCAGATCGCGGGAATTTCCGCCAGCAATGCCACGACCGGCGACATCGCGATCGTCAATCATCTCGACACTGCCGACACGAGCGCGGTGAACGTCGGCCGCATCAACAACGCTGGGGGCAACGTCAGCGTAAGCAACACGGGAGCGATGGTCGTCGGCGCGAGCGGTGTCAATGCGTCGGGTGGCATCGATCTGTCGGTCGCCAACACCGGGGCTTCGACGGACAATCTCACCCTCAACGGCGCGCTTACGTCCGCTGGGGGGAACATCAACTCGCTCGCCGGCAACAACATATCGGTCAATGCGAACGTCACGACATCGGCACCGGGGTTGGCCACATTCACAGCCGTCAACGGCGCCGTGACGTACGCGGCTGGCGTCAGCATCACTGACGCTCACGGCACGGTCGTGCCCGTGGCGACTGTGGTGTCGCCAGTTGTGACGACTGTCACGCCTACGACGCCTGCTTCTTCGCAATCAGTGGCGTCTGCGGTGACGCAAGCAGTGACGCCGGTATCGAATGCCGTCGTTCAGACTGTGACGTCCAAGCCCATCATCACGACTACCACGCCTTCCACGACTACAACCACTACCAGCACTTCATCGTCCGCGGAAAACATGACGGTGGGAGGTGAGCCGGGCACGTTCGGCGGCACCGACACGTCGACCAATTCGAGTCAAGGCACCGCGAAAAGCGGCACCAAATCCACCCCGGCCAAAATGTATTGCAGCTGATATCCCCACCATGAAACGAGTCATCAACACAATCCATTGGCGCGACCGTTCGATGTTCCGGCTCACGCGGCAATTCCTGTTTCCGCTAGCCATGCTGGGCTGCGGCAGCAGCGTCTACGCGCAGTCTGTGGGCACGGTGACGCACTTGTCCGGCGTGCTGACGGTGAAACACGCCGACGGCAGCACGGCGGTGCTGGGGGTCAAGTCATCGATCTTGCAGGGCGACACGCTGGTCACCGAGGCGAACACATACACCCGGATGAAATTTGTCGATGACGGCGAGATGGTCTTGCGCCCGTCTTCGCAGGTCGTCGTCAAAAGCTACGTGTACGACGTGGATCACCCGGAGAAGGACAGTGTCGCCATCCAGCTGGTCAACGGCGGCCTGCGATCCGTAACGGGGCTGATCGGAAAGCGCAACCACGATGCCGTCAGCTTCGAGACGCCGACGGGCACCATCGGCGTACGCGGCACCCACTTCGGTGCGCTGTTCTGCCAGAACGATTGCGGCAGCGTACCGACGCCGAACGGAAACACGCCGCAGAACGGTCTGCATATCGACGTAGCGCAGGGCGCCGTGGTGCTCACCAATCCGGCCGGCCAACAGATCCTTCAGACGGGCCAGTTCGGCTATGTCGCCAACCTGAACACCCAGCCGGTCGTGATTCCGCCGACGCATGGCGTGCCGGTCACGATGCCGCTGGCGATCAGTAAAAATGCACCGCCGAACGCTAACAGTGCGACAAGCACTAACGTGGATTGCGTGGTGCAGTAAACGCCGCAAGCAATCTGGTCCGGAGATAACCTGCTCCAGGGGAACGACTTCCCTTCCGGCACTTGATCACTCGACAGTGACATACACCCCCAGTCGATCAGGATTTTTCGTAGATAGCCTGGACGAGCGCCGCGCGCCCTTCGCTCAAGTTGCGCGCGAGGTTGGCCGTCATTTCGCCGAAGCCCGGACCCATCGCGAGATGGAGGCCGAGCACGGGCGGGGCTGATTGCTGAGCCTGAGCTTTTTGCCGCGCTGCAAACCAGGCCATGCCGGCCTGCGTGCTGTCGACCCGTGAGATCGGCCGGAACCCTTGTTGCGTCAGCAGATCGTGCATCTGGTCCGCGGTGACGAGAAAACTCGTTTCGGGTCCGCGAGCCCACGGAACGGGGTAATGCAGCGGCGCACCGGATGCCGCGACAACATCGAAGATCGCAAAGCGGCCACCCGTGCGCAGCACACGGGACGTCTCACGGTAAAGCGCCGCGCGGTCGGCTATGTTCATGGCAACGTGCTGGGTCCACGCAACATCGAACGCCTCGGCGTCAAACGGAAGGTGGAGCGCGTCCGCGCACTGATAGGCGACGTGGCCGGCGAGTCCGGTTCGTTCCGCGAGGAACGTCGCCGCTTCGACGAACGGCGGACTGAGATCGATGCCACGCACCGTGCAACCGTAAGTCGCCGCGAGATAGCGAGACGGTCCCCCCAGGCCTGAGCCGATGTCGAGGACGCGCGTCGCGCCGTCGAGCTTGAGCGCCTGCGCAAGCTCGACCGTTGCGTCCAGGCCCCGAGAATGAAATTGATCCAGGGGTGCAAGATCCTCCGACCGGAGAGGGCCTGCTTCGCGTCCCATTGCGGACAGCGCAAATTTCAAGCGTTCGAGCAAGCCTTCCGGTTCGTAATGCTGCGCGCTCCTTGTTGCGTCCATCATCTCTTCCTCCAGTTCGTCGTGTCACGCACGATGGAGTCGAGTCTAATGCTGGAGCGCGACAGGCTACAGAGTCATTGACGACAACTTTGCGGCCATTTACGTCACACCATGCCTTGTGCTTCGCCGCGCGCAGCGTGATGCCTCATTGACCCGCGTTCTCAAATGGCAGATTCCAGACGGTCACGGTGTTCGTGTTGTCGTCAACGGCCGCAAAGCGCACGAACTCATGCCGCGGCTGCGCAAACGCGATGCCAAATCCACCGTCGGGCGCCGGGTCGATGGAAAACTGCGCAACGAAGCTGCCTTGCGGCGTGAACTCGACGATCTCGCTCGGCTGCGTCGGATCGGCGTTGACCGCGTCGCCGTTCGCGACGAACAGATGGCCGTTCGGTCCGAGGGCCATGCCGAGCGGGCCGTGCAGATGGGTGTTGTCTGCGTAGATCAGCACGCCCTTGCTGCTGTCGTGCTGCGAGTTGCCCGCGCCGAAGACGGCGAAGATCGCGTTGTCGGCGGTGGAGGCGACATACAGCACATCGCGTTGCGGATCGTAGGCGAGTCCCGTGGGTCCGAGGACCAGTGCTGCCGGATCGCTGCGGATTGTGTAGCCGGAGGCGATCTTCGTGGCGTGGTTCAAATGGACCCCGCTATCGTCGACGCTGACGTCGAGCCTCGTGACGGTGCCATCCAGCACGTTGGACACAAATACTTTCGCGTGATCTCCCTGATCGAAGATCGTCAGATCCCAGGGACCGTTGATCTTCGCCATCGCGGGCGTCCATTCCGCAATCTGACTACCGCTTCGATTGATCACCAGCAGCGAGCCGGGCTGCACCGTTGCAGACGTGCCGTCCTTGGTCGGTACGCTGCCGACCAGTACGAAACCGCCCCTGAGCACACCGAGCGCGGTGCTCAGACCGAGACGCGCCGGACCCTGAAAGAACGTGACCGGGTTGGCGTGCGGCACGATCTTGACGATGGTCGTGCCTTTGCCTTGCAGGTTGCCTGCGCTCTGCGCGTTGTTGAAATTGGACACGAGCAGGTCGCCCGCGGCGATCGTGCCGAAGCGGGGAAAGCCGTCGGGCACGAAGGCGACGCCATACGGATTGAGGTCGCCGTTGGCGGGCACCGTCGACGAGGTGACGAACGAAGGCGGCAGCAGCGCTGTGAGCTCGCCGGCCATGGCGATGCCGGCTGAGGAAAGCGCGAGACCGGTGCCACATAGTGCAGTCAGCAGCAGCCGTCGAAGCGCGTGGCCTTTTCCACGGGCAACGCGCTGGCGGGGTTGTCGGTCGAACTTCGGAGTAAGACTTTGCATGAGGGGGTTCATGACTCGGCTCTCCACGAAAGCCGCGGGGCCGGCACGTCTGTTGTCGCTGCACGCATCGCGTGCCGGCCGCCGCAAGCGAATTTCGCCCGTGTCCGCGTCGCGGACACCAGCACAGCAGTCCTGCGACTCGAACGCGGGTCGCACAGCGTCGGCAGCGGTGGGGCGAATACGTAAACCAGGCAAAAGCAGACCCGTCGCCGGCCAATGCGCGGCGAACGAGCCATACGTCATGCACGACGAAAACCGAATCGTCCGGTGGCAAACGCGAGTGCGGGCGAAGCGTGTGCAGTAAACGGGTGGCAGGGGCAAATATTCCGGCGCGACCCTTTGAGAATCGTGCTCGCAAGCACTTACGCTCACGCGCCATGCTTCGCCAGGCAATGCACCGTTCCTGAACGCCTTCGCCAGTAACACGCGCATGCGCACGGAACCGGTGCGTCGGCGATGGCCCAGTTTCCGTTCGAAGACGGGCCTGCGTCTCTCGCACTGCCTTGCCAGATCGCCGTCACAGGGTGTTGATCAATCTCGCCTGTTCCTTGGCCCGAATTATGCTCACGCACAAATCATTGTTGAACAATAT
This genomic stretch from Paraburkholderia caffeinilytica harbors:
- a CDS encoding FecR family protein; the encoded protein is MKRVINTIHWRDRSMFRLTRQFLFPLAMLGCGSSVYAQSVGTVTHLSGVLTVKHADGSTAVLGVKSSILQGDTLVTEANTYTRMKFVDDGEMVLRPSSQVVVKSYVYDVDHPEKDSVAIQLVNGGLRSVTGLIGKRNHDAVSFETPTGTIGVRGTHFGALFCQNDCGSVPTPNGNTPQNGLHIDVAQGAVVLTNPAGQQILQTGQFGYVANLNTQPVVIPPTHGVPVTMPLAISKNAPPNANSATSTNVDCVVQ
- a CDS encoding class I SAM-dependent methyltransferase → MMDATRSAQHYEPEGLLERLKFALSAMGREAGPLRSEDLAPLDQFHSRGLDATVELAQALKLDGATRVLDIGSGLGGPSRYLAATYGCTVRGIDLSPPFVEAATFLAERTGLAGHVAYQCADALHLPFDAEAFDVAWTQHVAMNIADRAALYRETSRVLRTGGRFAIFDVVAASGAPLHYPVPWARGPETSFLVTADQMHDLLTQQGFRPISRVDSTQAGMAWFAARQKAQAQQSAPPVLGLHLAMGPGFGEMTANLARNLSEGRAALVQAIYEKS